A genomic window from Canis aureus isolate CA01 chromosome 2, VMU_Caureus_v.1.0, whole genome shotgun sequence includes:
- the IDH2 gene encoding isocitrate dehydrogenase [NADP], mitochondrial, which translates to MAGYLRVVRSLCRASGSGSGPAWAAAAPTGPSLQEQPRRHYADKRIKVAKPVVEMDGDEMTRIIWQFIKEKLILPHVDVQLKYFDLGLPNRDQTNDQVTIDSALATQKYSVAVKCATITPDEARVEEFKLKKMWKSPNGTIRNILGGTVFREPIICKNIPRLVPGWTKPITIGRHAHGDQYKATDFVVDRAGTFKIIFSPKDGSGAKEWEVYNFPGGGVGMGMYNTDESISGFAHSCFQYAIQKKWPLYMSTKNTILKAYDGRFKDIFQEIFEKHYKTDFDKNKIWYEHRLIDDMVAQVLKSSGGFVWACKNYDGDVQSDILAQGFGSLGLMTSVLVCPDGKTIEAEAAHGTVTRHYREHQKGRPTSTNPIASIFAWTRGLEHRGKLDGNQDLIRFAQTLEKVCVQTVESGAMTKDLAGCIHGLSNVKLNEHFLNTSDFLDTIKNNLDKALGQ; encoded by the exons ATGCCGACAAGAGGATTAAGGTGGCAAAGCCGGTGGTGGAGATGGACGGCGATGAGATGACCAGGATCATCTGGCAGTTCATCAAGGAGAAG CTCATCCTACCCCACGTGGACGTCCAGCTCAAGTATTTCGACCTGGGACTTCCAAACCGTGACCAGACCAACGACCAGGTCACCATAGACTCCGCGTTGGCCACCCAGAAGTACAGTGTGGCTGTCAAATGTGCCACCATCACCCCCGATGAAGCCCGAGTGGAAG AGTTCAAGTTGAAAAAGATGTGGAAGAGTCCCAATGGAACCATCCGGAACATCCTTGGGGGGACCGTCTTCCGGGAACCCATCATCTGCAAAAACATCCCACGCCTCGTCCCCGGCTGGACCAAGCCCATCACCATTGGCAGACACGCCCATGGTGACCAG TACAAGGCCACAGACTTCGTGGTGGACCGAGCTGGCACGTTCAAGATCATTTTCTCCCCAAAGGATGGCAGCGGTGCTAAGGAGTGGGAGGTGTACAACTTCCCCGGCGGCGGCGTGGGGATGGGCATGTACAACACCGACGAG TCCATCTCGGGTTTTGCGCACAGCTGTTTCCAGTATGCCATCCAAAAGAAGTGGCCCCTGTACATGAGCACGAAGAACACCATTCTGAAAGCCTATGACGGGCGCTTCAAGGACATCTTCCAAGAGATCTTTGAGAA GCACTACAAGACCGACTTTGACAAGAATAAGATCTGGTATGAGCACCGGCTCATTGACGAcatggtggctcaggtcctcaagTCTTCAGGTGGCTTTGTGTGGGCCTGCAAGAACTACGATGGGGATGTGCAGTCGGACATCCTGGCCCAGG GCTTTGGCTCCCTTGGCCTGATGACATCTGTGCTGGTCTGCCCCGATGGGAAGACCATCGAGGCTGAGGCTGCTCATGGAACGGTAACCCGCCATTATCGGGAGCACCAGAAG ggccggCCTACCAGCACGAACCCCATTGCCAGCATCTTTGCCTGGACACGCGGCCTGGAGCACCGGGGGAAGCTGGATGGGAACCAGGACCTCATCAG GTTTGCGCAGACCCTGGAAAAAGTGTGTGTCCAGACTGTGGAGAGTGGAGCCATGACCAAGGACCTGGCAGGCTGTATCCATGGCCTCAGCAA CGTGAAGCTGAATGAGCACTTCCTGAACACCTCCGACTTCCTGGACACCATCAAGAACAACCTGGACAAGGCTCTGGGCCAGTAG